TATTAATGCAAAAACTAATGATAATGAACTGCAAATATTCTGACTTCTTTTATGATTTTATCGTAAAATATCTGCCTATTGGGTGTGAAATTACGCGAATACTCAATCTGGCATCACTCTGAGTGCAACAGATGACATTTATGCTACTAAATAAATGCAACCCTGTGTtgacaaaattcatttttttttatcagctttcattaacaagttttttttactgcagaTTACATTATGAAAGACgactttaattttaacaaaaaacgtgttgaattcattgaaaaacataacagaaaataaaaataataaataaatagcatGAGCACAAAATATTCtacaataaaaatcataaaacgaTACAATAATTGCACTTTAAAAACGAAAgtctaaaaataacttttttgaaaccaaaaacgCATTCGAAGCCCTGAAGTGAAAGTGTTTAACagccaaattttgaaaataaaaacaataaaaaaaagaatagcaAAAGTCTAAGAGGGAAAGGTCATCTAATTATCTATACAGCGGAAATGTTTCTAAGACGTTTTTTCTCATCGTTTGCGGAGCCATTAAATCAACCGGCTGATTTAATTGGCTGCCTACAACAAACGCCACAAGTGTTGACTAGTGGTTTTGGTAGTAGTACAGGTACTGCAGCGGGTCTGGAGAGTTTAGCCTGGCTGCAAAATGTAGCTCCTTGTTTCCCATTAAAAGGCGAACAAATACATGTTATAAATGAACCCAAACATTTCTATGATACACTCGTACAGAGAAGTTCAACAGCTAGAGAACGTATTGTGTTGGCGAGTCTGTATTTGGGTACGGGACAATTGGAAAATAACTTTGTGCAAACTTTAAGGAAAAGTCTACAGCAACAGGCTTCTTTGAGAATAAATGTTCTCTTGGATTTTACGAGAGGTACTCGGGGCGAGACTAATTCCAAGACTATGCTTTTGCCTTTGTTAAAGGATTTTGGTGAACAAGTGCAGCTAAGTCTATACCATACACCCAACCTTAGGGGCATGACAAAACGTTTGGCACCACCCCGATGGAATGAGTTATTGGGTCTGCAACACATGAAAGTCTACTTGTTCGACGATGCAGTTTTGATTTCAGGAGCCAACCTTTCAAATGATTATTTTACCAATAGACAAGATCGTTACATACTCATCGAAGATAAGCCACTGGCCGATTTCTATGCCGAATTCATATCACGTGTTCAAGAGTTCAGTCTGGCCGTGCGACAAGACTCTGAAGTGGTTTTACATCgcaattggaaaattttaccgTATGAAGGCACCAAAGAGGAGTTTATTAAACGTGCCAAGAAACGCGTCACCGAATTTGTTCAACAGGTCTATCAGACTCAACAATTGGCTTGCAGTAAGACTAATGATGCAGATACCTGGATATTTCCCTTAATAGAAATGGGACAAATCGGTATACACCATGACAGTGTGGTAACTAAGAGATTGCTGTCTAATTGTGTACAAGATTCAAGGCTTAAATTGGCTACCGGTTATTTCAATTTGACACAAGAATACATGGATACATTAACGCACAAATGTTTGGCACAATGCAGTATACTAATGGCACATCCTAATGTAAGTGAagtaatctataaaaaaaaatcatactttaACGAGGAATTTTGTTCTATAAAGAAAAAGCTTTACTTTGAAATTCTGTACAAGAAATCTAAAAAATCAGTATCAGACATAtgctttgttgtatttttgtttgacaaatcggattGTGTCGTCTCTATTTATATTTCCAAACTCAATTGTCAATAACCTAAGTGAAtgtattagtattttttttgggactttttaaattaaaatatttttttctttttaggcCAATGGATTTCAAGGCGCCAAGGGACCAGCTGGTGGCATACCAGCCGCTTACACACTAATAGCAAAAAGCTTTTACGAAAGTTTAGTGCGAAGAAAGCAAGATCATCGTATAAATTTCTTCGAATATGAAAAACAAGGCTGGACTTATCATGCAAAAGGACTTTGGTACTACCTACCTCAATCAAATTTGCCCAACCTCACCTTAATCGGTTCCTCCAACTTCGGTGAACGCTCAGTGAATCGTGATTTGGAAACTCAAGTGTGTCTAGTCACCAACAATCAGAGCCTAAGTCAAAGTTTACAACATGAAAATGAACGTTTGTTCAGTCTCTCATCTACGGCTGAAAAACAAATAACTACTAGACCGGTACCGCGATGGGTTCAGGCTGTAGTGggtttatttagaaattttttctaaactatttaaaattatcaaaagacaaagacattttgttaaaaaaaaaaaaatattattgatgaTTGAAAAGCAAGAATATTTGATAAATAGCGtagaattgaattaaaaattatttacttaacttaaaaactaatatcGAATGCCTTCGCAAGATGCTTCCtagatttaaaattacaaaaaaatgccatttaaaaattcttttgttcATTATTGATTGATTGTATGTTGTGGATTAATACCTCAGTTAAcgcttattttgtttaattttccgATGAGTGCGCGTTTAGTATATAAaaccaaatatattttaactacTTGATTGTTTTAGCTTACTAAAAGGAAATatgttatttgtgtaaatagtatatattctgggtatttatgtttaaaagaaagcaaatacattttataataattattattaaaatatggtttaaagaaaatttaagagttttatttaataaatgtgtTAGCGAAgtcaaaatttaaagaaattgtaaaaaacacTTTCATTCCTATTAAAagttactttaaatttaatgaaaattcttacaatttcaaatttatgttGGACGTcggtaaaaaatcaaaattacatattgttAAATTCTGCACTCATTACAAAATGAGTGAGTTTAATTGAgtggtttttgaaaaaaagcttGGCCACTCtgcaatacaaaatattataaatacgCTTTATTACAACTCTGTGTCTGAGTGTGTCAACAGTCTTGgcaatttaaacgatttttgtttaattctagCGCTTTCAAGTGTTAATTGGTTGGAAAATAAAGTTACCGCTATTTTAGCAGGGATATTTGAATTTCCATGTATAAATCATACAAATTACCCTacagattttgaaataaaaacaattcattTCATAAGTAGGACCTGTGGCCCTGTAgtaatagaaacaaataaatctaacaaaattaaatgaaaaattaaacacaaaaaaataaaatatttacaaatgtgCCAGAAAATGATACAAAATtgataaacttattttttgtgGGATTTTTATATTCCAACGaagaacataaaaatttaattactgAGTCCAAACCATATCCAAATTGGACATTTCAATTACCGATAGCCAAGGAAAATAGAGAaagaattcaataaaaaaaactagaaaattcTTGCAGTAACCGTTGGTgagccacgtaaaaaacatgaggtagacatgttatacatatgtatatcaatggataggggattttgtctatttgtaaaaattatatataacctgtgacaattaaaaaattcatggaatactttt
The nucleotide sequence above comes from Calliphora vicina chromosome 1, idCalVici1.1, whole genome shotgun sequence. Encoded proteins:
- the PGS1 gene encoding CDP-diacylglycerol--glycerol-3-phosphate 3-phosphatidyltransferase, mitochondrial → MFLRRFFSSFAEPLNQPADLIGCLQQTPQVLTSGFGSSTGTAAGLESLAWLQNVAPCFPLKGEQIHVINEPKHFYDTLVQRSSTARERIVLASLYLGTGQLENNFVQTLRKSLQQQASLRINVLLDFTRGTRGETNSKTMLLPLLKDFGEQVQLSLYHTPNLRGMTKRLAPPRWNELLGLQHMKVYLFDDAVLISGANLSNDYFTNRQDRYILIEDKPLADFYAEFISRVQEFSLAVRQDSEVVLHRNWKILPYEGTKEEFIKRAKKRVTEFVQQVYQTQQLACSKTNDADTWIFPLIEMGQIGIHHDSVVTKRLLSNCVQDSRLKLATGYFNLTQEYMDTLTHKCLAQCSILMAHPNANGFQGAKGPAGGIPAAYTLIAKSFYESLVRRKQDHRINFFEYEKQGWTYHAKGLWYYLPQSNLPNLTLIGSSNFGERSVNRDLETQVCLVTNNQSLSQSLQHENERLFSLSSTAEKQITTRPVPRWVQAVVGLFRNFF